Proteins encoded in a region of the Mycolicibacterium chitae genome:
- the smc gene encoding chromosome segregation protein SMC, with product MHLKSLTLKGFKSFASPTTLRFEPGITCVVGPNGSGKSNVVDALAWVMGEQGAKTLRGGKMEDVIFAGTSSRAPLGRAEVTVTIDNSDNALPIDYSEVSITRRMFRDGAGEYEINGSSCRLMDVQELLSDSGIGREMHVIVGQGRLSQILESRPEDRRAFIEEAAGVLKHRKRKEKAVRKLDAMAANLARLTDLTTELRRQLKPLGRQAEMARRAQTIQADLRDARLRLAADDLVKRQAELDGVGGTEAVLRKEHEEAAERHAAATEELSAHEAAVSTLSERADAAQQTWFRLSALAERVSATVRIASDRAQLLEAEPVQTGGRDPEELEAEADEVAALELELLGELEEARIRAEAARAELSRAEQIAAEAERAHMAAVRAEADRREGLARLAGQVETMRARVESIDDRVTRLTQGIEDAAGRMQAAQAEFETVQGKVGELDQSEVGLDEHHDRTVTALRLADERVAELQAAERSAERLVASLLARIDALSVGLDRKDGAAWLAENHSDAGLFGSVANLLKVRPGSESALAAVLGSAADAMAAESSGAARSAVEALKTADGGRASIVLGDWPEPTREQGSLPAGAQWALDLVEIPQRLRGAITALLADVVVVEDLGAGLDLVAERPRLRAVTREGDLVGPGWVSGGSDRKPSTLEITSTIEQARAELAAAETQTSELGAALAGALAEQAARQDAAEHALAALNESDAAISSIYEQLGRLGQEARLAEIEWRRQMQQREELEAGRGETVAELAELETRLRNAQETPSETDAAPVDREEFAAVADEARTVEVESRLAVRTAEERANAVRGRADSLRRAAAAEREARVRAQQAAAAREHAAAVAATVAAAGREVAQRLSGVVAVASRNRDRLTAERAQRAAALSAAREEVDALSTRIAALTDSLHRDEVAKAQAALRIEQLEEQVLEQFGLAAADLVAEYGPEVPLPPTELEMAEYEQARERGEQVMAPAPMPYDRPTQERRAKRAERELKELGRVNPLALEEFAALEERYNFLSTQLEDVKAARKDLLDVVEEVDARILQVFTEAYADVEREFSQVFSSLFPGGEGRLLLTDPSDMLTTGVEVEARPPGKKVKRLSLLSGGEKSLTAVAMLVAIFRARPSPFYVMDEVEAALDDVNLRRLIGLFEQLREKSQLIVITHQKPTMEVADALYGVTMQGDGITQVISQRLRGQELVSS from the coding sequence ATGCACCTCAAGAGTCTGACGCTGAAGGGCTTCAAGTCCTTCGCCTCGCCGACGACTCTGCGCTTCGAGCCCGGGATCACCTGTGTCGTCGGACCCAACGGGTCGGGCAAATCCAATGTCGTCGACGCGCTGGCCTGGGTGATGGGCGAGCAGGGCGCCAAGACGCTGCGCGGCGGCAAGATGGAGGACGTCATCTTCGCCGGCACGTCCTCGCGGGCGCCGCTGGGCCGCGCCGAGGTGACCGTCACCATCGACAACTCCGACAACGCGCTGCCCATCGACTACTCCGAGGTGTCGATCACCCGGCGGATGTTCCGCGACGGCGCCGGCGAGTACGAGATCAACGGCAGCAGCTGCCGCCTGATGGACGTCCAGGAGCTGCTCAGCGACTCCGGCATCGGCCGCGAGATGCACGTCATCGTCGGGCAGGGCCGGCTCTCGCAGATCCTGGAATCGCGGCCCGAGGATCGCCGCGCATTCATCGAAGAGGCCGCCGGCGTGCTCAAGCACCGCAAGCGCAAGGAAAAGGCCGTCCGTAAGCTCGACGCGATGGCCGCCAACCTGGCCCGGCTGACCGACCTGACCACCGAGCTGCGCCGCCAGCTCAAGCCGCTGGGCCGGCAGGCCGAGATGGCGCGGCGCGCGCAGACCATCCAGGCCGACTTGCGCGACGCCCGGCTGCGGCTGGCCGCCGACGACCTGGTGAAGCGGCAGGCCGAGCTCGACGGGGTCGGCGGCACCGAGGCCGTGCTGCGCAAGGAGCACGAGGAGGCCGCCGAGCGCCACGCGGCCGCCACCGAGGAGCTGAGCGCGCACGAGGCCGCGGTGAGCACGCTCAGCGAGCGCGCCGACGCCGCCCAGCAAACCTGGTTCCGGCTCTCGGCGCTGGCCGAACGGGTCAGCGCGACGGTGCGGATCGCCAGCGATCGCGCCCAACTGCTCGAGGCCGAACCCGTGCAGACCGGTGGGCGCGATCCCGAGGAGCTTGAGGCGGAGGCCGACGAGGTCGCGGCGCTCGAGCTGGAATTGCTCGGCGAGCTCGAGGAGGCCCGGATCCGGGCCGAGGCGGCCCGCGCCGAGCTGTCGCGTGCCGAACAGATCGCCGCCGAGGCCGAGCGTGCGCACATGGCCGCGGTCCGCGCCGAGGCCGACCGCCGCGAGGGCCTGGCCCGGCTGGCCGGTCAGGTGGAGACCATGCGGGCCCGGGTCGAGTCGATCGACGACCGGGTGACCCGGCTGACCCAGGGCATCGAGGACGCGGCCGGTCGCATGCAGGCCGCGCAGGCCGAGTTCGAGACCGTGCAGGGCAAGGTCGGGGAGCTGGACCAGAGCGAGGTCGGCCTCGACGAGCATCACGACCGCACCGTGACGGCGCTGCGGCTGGCCGACGAGCGGGTGGCCGAACTGCAGGCCGCCGAGCGCAGCGCCGAACGGCTGGTGGCCTCGCTGCTGGCCCGGATCGACGCGTTGTCGGTGGGGCTCGATCGCAAGGACGGCGCCGCGTGGCTCGCCGAAAATCACAGCGACGCAGGGCTTTTCGGATCCGTCGCCAACCTGCTGAAGGTGCGCCCCGGGTCCGAGTCCGCGCTGGCCGCCGTGCTGGGGTCGGCCGCCGACGCGATGGCCGCCGAATCCTCCGGTGCGGCGCGTTCGGCCGTCGAGGCGCTCAAGACCGCCGACGGCGGCCGCGCGTCGATCGTGTTGGGGGACTGGCCCGAACCGACCCGCGAGCAGGGCTCGCTGCCCGCCGGCGCGCAGTGGGCGCTGGACCTCGTCGAGATCCCGCAGCGGCTGCGCGGGGCGATCACGGCGCTGCTGGCCGACGTGGTGGTGGTCGAGGATCTGGGCGCGGGCCTGGACCTGGTCGCGGAGCGGCCGCGGCTGCGCGCGGTCACTCGCGAGGGCGACCTGGTGGGCCCGGGCTGGGTCAGCGGCGGTTCGGACCGCAAGCCCTCGACGCTGGAGATCACCTCCACCATCGAGCAGGCTCGTGCCGAGTTGGCCGCCGCCGAGACCCAGACCTCGGAGTTGGGCGCCGCGCTGGCCGGGGCGTTGGCCGAGCAGGCCGCGCGCCAGGATGCCGCCGAGCACGCGCTGGCCGCCCTCAACGAGTCCGATGCCGCCATCTCCTCGATCTACGAACAGCTGGGCCGGTTGGGGCAGGAGGCCCGGCTCGCCGAGATCGAGTGGCGCCGGCAGATGCAGCAGCGCGAGGAACTCGAAGCCGGCCGCGGCGAGACCGTGGCCGAACTCGCCGAGCTGGAGACCCGGCTGCGCAACGCGCAGGAGACCCCGTCGGAGACCGACGCCGCGCCGGTCGACCGGGAGGAGTTCGCCGCCGTCGCCGACGAGGCCCGCACCGTCGAGGTGGAGTCCCGGCTGGCGGTGCGCACCGCCGAGGAACGCGCGAATGCGGTTCGGGGGCGGGCGGATTCACTGCGCCGCGCGGCCGCGGCCGAACGCGAGGCCCGGGTGCGCGCGCAACAGGCCGCCGCGGCCCGCGAGCACGCCGCCGCGGTGGCCGCGACGGTGGCCGCCGCCGGCCGCGAGGTGGCGCAGCGGTTGTCCGGCGTGGTGGCCGTGGCCTCGCGCAACCGGGACAGGCTGACCGCCGAGCGCGCTCAGCGCGCCGCCGCGCTGAGCGCCGCGCGCGAGGAGGTCGACGCGCTGAGCACCCGGATCGCGGCGCTGACCGACTCGCTGCACCGCGACGAGGTGGCCAAGGCGCAGGCCGCGCTGCGCATCGAACAGCTCGAGGAGCAGGTGCTCGAGCAGTTCGGGTTGGCCGCGGCGGATCTGGTCGCCGAGTACGGGCCCGAGGTGCCGCTGCCGCCCACCGAGCTGGAGATGGCGGAGTACGAGCAGGCCCGTGAGCGCGGCGAGCAGGTGATGGCCCCGGCCCCCATGCCGTACGACCGGCCCACCCAGGAGCGCCGCGCCAAGCGCGCCGAGCGGGAGCTCAAAGAACTGGGCCGGGTCAACCCGCTGGCGCTCGAGGAGTTCGCCGCGCTCGAGGAGCGCTACAACTTCCTGTCCACCCAACTCGAGGACGTCAAGGCCGCCCGCAAGGATCTCCTGGACGTGGTCGAGGAGGTCGACGCGCGGATCCTGCAGGTGTTCACCGAGGCCTATGCCGACGTCGAGCGCGAGTTCAGCCAGGTGTTCAGCTCGCTGTTCCCGGGCGGGGAGGGCCGGCTGCTGCTGACCGACCCGTCGGACATGCTCACCACCGGGGTCGAGGTGGAAGCCCGCCCGCCCGGCAAGAAGGTCAAGCGACTCTCGCTGCTGTCCGGCGGGGAGAAGTCCCTGACCGCGGTCGCGATGCTGGTCGCGATCTTCCGGGCCCGCCCGTCGCCGTTCTACGTCATGGACGAGGTGGAGGCCGCCCTCGACGACGTCAACCTGCGCCGGCTGATCGGGCTGTTCGAGCAGCTGCGGGAGAAGTCCCAGCTGATCGTCATCACCCACCAGAAGCCGACCATGGAGGTCGCCGACGCGCTCTACGGCGTCACGATGCAGGGCGACGGCATCACCCAGGTGATCTCCCAGCGGCTGCGGGGCCAGGAGCTGGTGAGCAGCTAG
- a CDS encoding acylphosphatase, translating into MTDAAVRLTAWVHGHVQGVGFRWWTRSRALELGLTGYAKNQPDGRVLVVAQGPREACERLLELLRGSSTPGTVDNVVSDWAQNPAPIEGFVER; encoded by the coding sequence GTGACCGACGCCGCGGTCCGGTTGACGGCGTGGGTGCACGGCCACGTCCAGGGCGTCGGTTTCCGCTGGTGGACGCGGTCCCGCGCGCTCGAGCTCGGGCTGACGGGCTACGCGAAGAACCAGCCGGACGGCCGGGTGCTGGTGGTGGCCCAGGGCCCGCGGGAGGCGTGTGAGCGGCTGCTCGAGCTGCTGCGGGGCTCCTCGACGCCCGGCACCGTGGACAACGTGGTGTCGGATTGGGCGCAGAATCCCGCGCCGATCGAGGGTTTCGTGGAACGGTAA
- a CDS encoding OsmC family protein gives MTKLWVERTGTRRYTGRSSRGAEVLVGSEDVDGVFTPGELMKIALAACSGMSSDAPLARRLGDDYQATIEVSGPADREQERYPHLAETLVLDLSGLTEAEAERLRVVVNRAIDQVCTVGRTLKSGTEVSFEIAESQS, from the coding sequence ATGACCAAACTGTGGGTCGAGCGCACCGGCACCCGGCGCTACACCGGGCGCAGTTCGCGCGGGGCCGAGGTGCTCGTCGGCTCCGAGGACGTCGACGGCGTCTTCACCCCCGGTGAGCTGATGAAGATCGCGCTGGCGGCCTGCAGCGGGATGAGCAGCGACGCGCCGCTGGCCCGTCGGCTCGGCGACGACTACCAGGCCACGATCGAGGTCTCCGGGCCCGCCGACCGGGAGCAGGAGCGCTACCCGCACCTGGCCGAGACCCTGGTGCTGGACCTGTCGGGGCTCACCGAGGCCGAGGCCGAGCGGCTGCGCGTGGTGGTCAACCGGGCGATCGACCAGGTCTGCACCGTGGGCCGCACGCTCAAGTCCGGCACCGAGGTCAGCTTCGAGATCGCCGAAAGCCAGTCGTGA
- the mutM gene encoding bifunctional DNA-formamidopyrimidine glycosylase/DNA-(apurinic or apyrimidinic site) lyase: MPELPEVEVVRRGLANHVLDRSISAVRVHHPRAVRRHEAGPADLTARLLDARIVETGRRGKYLWLVLSTEEALVVHLGMSGQMLIGPVPRSDHVRIAALFDDGTTLSFVDQRTFGGWQLAELVEVDGAVLPEPVAHIARDPLDPRFDPDAVIKVLRRKHSEIKRQLLDQTVVSGIGNIYADEALWRARINGARLAEKLTRPQLRAALDAAAEVMHEALAQGGTSFDALYVNVNGESGYFDRSLDAYGREGEPCRRCGAPIRREKFMNRSSFYCPRCQPRPRAPRTK, encoded by the coding sequence ATGCCGGAACTGCCCGAGGTGGAGGTGGTTCGTCGCGGCCTGGCGAACCACGTCCTGGACCGCTCGATCAGCGCGGTGCGGGTGCACCACCCCCGCGCGGTGCGCCGGCACGAGGCCGGGCCCGCGGACCTGACCGCCCGGCTGCTCGATGCCCGGATCGTCGAGACCGGCCGACGCGGCAAGTATCTGTGGCTGGTGCTGTCCACCGAGGAGGCGCTGGTGGTGCACCTCGGGATGAGCGGTCAGATGTTGATCGGCCCGGTGCCGCGCTCCGATCACGTCCGGATCGCGGCGCTGTTCGACGACGGCACCACGCTGAGCTTCGTCGACCAGCGCACGTTCGGCGGCTGGCAGCTTGCCGAGTTGGTCGAGGTCGACGGTGCGGTGCTGCCCGAACCCGTCGCGCACATCGCCCGCGACCCGCTGGATCCGCGGTTCGACCCCGATGCGGTGATCAAGGTGTTGCGGCGCAAGCACTCCGAGATCAAACGCCAGCTGCTGGATCAGACGGTGGTCTCCGGCATCGGCAACATCTACGCCGACGAGGCGCTGTGGCGGGCCCGGATCAACGGCGCGCGGTTGGCCGAGAAGCTCACCCGGCCGCAGCTGCGGGCCGCGCTGGACGCCGCCGCCGAGGTGATGCACGAGGCGCTGGCCCAGGGCGGGACGTCGTTCGACGCGCTGTATGTCAATGTCAACGGCGAGTCCGGATACTTCGACCGCTCGCTGGACGCCTACGGTCGCGAGGGCGAGCCGTGCCGGCGCTGCGGGGCGCCGATCCGGCGGGAGAAGTTCATGAACCGCTCGTCGTTCTATTGTCCGCGCTGTCAACCCCGACCACGCGCCCCGCGCACAAAATAA
- the rnc gene encoding ribonuclease III, translating to MTEATTQPLLDALGVELPADLLTLALTHRSYAYEHGGLPTNERLEFLGDAVLGLTITDELFHRHPERSEGDLAKLRASVVNTHALADVARGLTEDGLGAHLLLGRGEMNTGGANKSSILADGMESLLGAVYLEHGIEVAREVILRLFAVLLDTAPTLGAGLDWKTSLQELTAARGLGTPTYLVTATGPDHDKQFTATVVVMDIEYGAGVGRSKKEAEQKAAATAWTALDQD from the coding sequence ATGACGGAGGCCACGACGCAGCCGTTGCTCGACGCGCTCGGGGTGGAGCTGCCCGCCGACCTGCTGACCCTGGCGTTGACGCATCGCAGCTACGCCTACGAGCACGGCGGCCTGCCCACCAACGAGCGCCTGGAGTTCCTCGGCGACGCCGTGCTGGGCCTGACCATCACCGACGAGCTGTTCCACCGCCACCCGGAGCGCTCCGAGGGCGACCTGGCCAAGCTGCGGGCCTCGGTGGTCAACACCCACGCGCTGGCCGACGTGGCGCGCGGGCTCACCGAGGACGGTCTGGGCGCGCATCTGCTGCTCGGGCGCGGGGAGATGAACACCGGCGGCGCCAACAAGTCGAGCATCCTGGCCGACGGCATGGAGTCGCTGCTGGGCGCGGTGTACCTCGAGCACGGCATCGAGGTGGCCCGCGAAGTCATCCTGCGGCTGTTCGCGGTGCTGCTCGACACCGCCCCGACGCTGGGCGCCGGGCTGGACTGGAAGACCAGCCTGCAGGAACTGACCGCGGCCCGCGGGCTCGGGACGCCGACGTATCTGGTCACCGCGACCGGGCCCGACCACGACAAGCAGTTCACCGCCACCGTCGTGGTGATGGACATCGAGTACGGCGCCGGGGTCGGCCGGTCGAAGAAGGAAGCCGAGCAGAAGGCGGCCGCTACGGCGTGGACTGCGCTGGACCAGGACTGA
- a CDS encoding YceD family protein, with product MSSARSALAFDVSRLGRRPGSMITVTDAVASPSRIGLDLIAIEAGAPLELDLRFESVSEGVLVTGSVSAPTSGECSRCLSPLTSAVRIDLTELYAYPDSATEQSSEADEVGHVVNDTVDLEQAIVDAVGLELPLSPVCAPDCEGLCPHCGIALAEEPGHSHELIDPRWAKLADLKVVDPSQDSK from the coding sequence ATGTCAAGTGCACGCTCGGCGTTGGCCTTCGATGTGTCGAGGCTGGGGCGCCGTCCCGGCTCGATGATCACCGTGACCGACGCCGTCGCGAGTCCCAGCCGCATCGGGCTCGACCTGATCGCCATCGAGGCGGGCGCCCCGCTGGAACTCGATCTGCGGTTCGAGTCGGTGTCGGAGGGCGTGCTGGTGACCGGCAGCGTCAGCGCACCGACGTCCGGCGAATGCTCGCGCTGTCTGTCGCCGCTGACGTCCGCGGTACGCATCGACCTGACCGAGCTCTACGCCTACCCGGACAGCGCCACCGAGCAGAGCAGCGAGGCCGACGAGGTCGGCCACGTCGTCAACGACACGGTGGACCTCGAGCAGGCGATCGTCGACGCCGTCGGCCTCGAACTGCCGCTGTCGCCGGTGTGCGCGCCGGACTGCGAGGGCCTGTGCCCGCACTGCGGCATCGCGCTTGCCGAGGAGCCGGGGCATTCCCACGAGCTGATCGACCCGCGCTGGGCCAAGCTCGCCGACCTGAAAGTTGTTGATCCGTCCCAGGACTCGAAATGA
- a CDS encoding LLM class flavin-dependent oxidoreductase: MTIKLHWFLPTYGDSRSIVGGGHGTPVGAAHSDREASIDYLASIVRSAETFGFTGALIPTGAWCEDAFITAALLARETSTLAFLVAFRPGLVSPTLSAQMAATFARHAPGRILLNVVVGGEAHEQRAFGDYLDKDGRYERADEFLDVVRRLWAGQTVSASGNYITVDQASLALPPNPVPPLYFGGSSPAAGPVAARHADVYLTWGEPPEAVREKIAWISALGEREGRKLRFGIRLHTISRDTSAEAWAQADRLIAALDDDTVRKAQAGLARSQSEGQRRMLALHEANRSAGTWHDARSLEIAPNLWSGVGLVRGGAGTALVGSHTEVADRIAEYAAIGIDEFIFSGYPHLEELYWFGEGVVPILRERGLFAPGDDDRPSAVSIPFVGAQ; the protein is encoded by the coding sequence GTGACAATCAAGCTGCACTGGTTTCTGCCCACCTACGGTGACAGCCGCTCCATCGTCGGCGGCGGGCACGGCACCCCGGTGGGCGCCGCCCACAGCGACCGCGAGGCCAGCATCGACTACCTCGCCTCGATCGTGCGCTCCGCCGAGACGTTCGGCTTCACCGGCGCGCTGATCCCGACCGGCGCGTGGTGCGAGGACGCCTTCATCACCGCGGCGCTGCTGGCCCGCGAGACCTCGACCCTGGCGTTCCTGGTGGCGTTCCGGCCCGGCCTGGTCAGTCCCACCCTGTCGGCACAGATGGCCGCGACGTTCGCCCGGCACGCGCCCGGGCGCATCCTGCTCAACGTCGTCGTCGGCGGCGAGGCCCACGAGCAGCGGGCCTTCGGCGACTATCTGGACAAGGACGGCCGCTACGAGCGCGCCGACGAGTTCCTCGACGTCGTCCGCCGGCTGTGGGCGGGTCAGACCGTCAGCGCCTCGGGCAACTACATCACGGTGGATCAGGCCTCGCTGGCGCTGCCCCCGAATCCGGTGCCGCCGTTGTACTTCGGCGGCAGCTCACCGGCCGCCGGACCGGTGGCCGCCCGGCACGCCGACGTCTACCTCACCTGGGGTGAGCCGCCGGAGGCGGTCCGGGAGAAGATCGCCTGGATCTCGGCGCTCGGCGAGCGGGAGGGCCGCAAGCTGCGCTTCGGCATCCGCCTGCACACCATCTCCCGGGACACCTCGGCCGAGGCCTGGGCGCAGGCCGACCGCCTGATCGCCGCGCTCGACGACGACACGGTGCGCAAGGCGCAGGCCGGGCTGGCCCGCAGCCAGTCCGAGGGACAGCGCCGGATGCTGGCCCTGCACGAGGCGAATCGCAGCGCCGGGACCTGGCACGACGCGCGCAGCCTCGAGATCGCCCCGAACCTGTGGTCGGGCGTGGGCCTGGTGCGCGGCGGCGCGGGCACGGCGCTGGTCGGCAGCCACACCGAGGTGGCCGACCGCATCGCCGAATACGCCGCGATCGGTATCGACGAGTTCATCTTCTCCGGCTACCCGCACCTCGAGGAGCTGTACTGGTTCGGCGAGGGTGTGGTGCCGATCCTGCGCGAGCGCGGGTTGTTCGCCCCGGGCGACGACGACCGGCCCTCGGCGGTGTCGATCCCATTCGTCGGCGCTCAGTGA
- a CDS encoding SfnB family sulfur acquisition oxidoreductase, with protein sequence MRIGSASQALEIARDLADTFAAGASDRDAYRGLPSEAVHELKDSGLLTLSVPVKFGGLDVPATVLAEVFRLFAHGDPSLAQIPHSHFTFLEALRLQGSRSQQAFFYGLVLDGALFANAQSERGPHPIDVDTTTLAPVGSGDFVLDGRKFYCTGALFADWLIVRASLSDGSLGTPTAATPKVIAFVPADAPGVEVVDDWDGMGQRTTASGTVTLDRVVVPPDHVVGFSEIFTAPTLYGARAQLLHAAIDVGIATGALAEGVRQAGRARPHFEAAVSTAAEDPTLIAVAGELTVTVRAAQALLAEAARQVDAAHGNLTADTAAVASVAVATAKVAAVRAALEAAGVLFELGGTRSATAAGNLSRFWRDARTHTLHDATRWKLQHIGRYTLSGTPPPRHGQL encoded by the coding sequence GTGAGGATCGGCTCCGCCAGTCAGGCACTCGAGATCGCGCGCGATCTCGCCGATACCTTCGCCGCCGGGGCCTCCGACCGCGATGCCTATCGCGGGCTACCGAGCGAGGCGGTGCACGAGCTGAAAGACTCTGGGCTGCTGACCCTTTCGGTCCCGGTCAAGTTCGGCGGTCTGGACGTACCGGCCACGGTGCTGGCCGAGGTGTTCCGGCTGTTCGCCCACGGCGACCCGTCGCTGGCGCAGATTCCGCACTCGCACTTCACCTTTCTGGAGGCGCTACGCCTGCAGGGTTCGCGGTCGCAGCAGGCGTTCTTCTACGGCCTGGTGCTCGACGGGGCGTTGTTCGCCAACGCCCAATCCGAGCGCGGCCCGCATCCCATCGACGTGGACACCACCACGTTGGCGCCCGTCGGCTCAGGGGATTTCGTGCTCGACGGCCGCAAGTTCTACTGCACCGGGGCGCTGTTCGCCGATTGGCTGATCGTCCGCGCGTCGCTGTCCGACGGCTCGTTGGGCACCCCGACGGCGGCCACTCCCAAGGTGATTGCCTTCGTGCCGGCCGACGCCCCGGGCGTGGAGGTGGTCGACGACTGGGACGGCATGGGGCAGCGGACGACGGCCTCGGGGACCGTGACCCTCGACCGCGTCGTGGTGCCGCCCGATCACGTGGTGGGTTTCAGCGAGATCTTCACCGCGCCGACGCTGTACGGCGCACGGGCCCAATTGCTGCACGCGGCAATCGATGTTGGCATCGCGACCGGCGCCCTGGCCGAGGGTGTCCGGCAGGCGGGCCGGGCGCGGCCGCATTTCGAGGCCGCGGTGTCCACCGCGGCCGAGGACCCCACGCTGATCGCCGTGGCCGGCGAGTTGACCGTCACGGTGCGCGCGGCGCAGGCGCTGTTGGCCGAGGCCGCGCGTCAGGTCGATGCCGCCCACGGCAATCTGACCGCCGACACCGCGGCAGTCGCATCGGTCGCGGTGGCCACGGCCAAGGTCGCCGCGGTGCGCGCCGCGCTGGAGGCGGCCGGCGTCCTGTTCGAACTGGGCGGTACGCGCAGCGCTACCGCGGCGGGCAACCTGTCGCGGTTCTGGCGCGACGCGCGCACCCACACCCTGCACGATGCAACGCGCTGGAAGCTGCAGCACATCGGCCGCTACACGCTGTCGGGGACGCCCCCGCCGCGGCACGGCCAGCTCTGA
- the sepIVA gene encoding cell division protein SepIVA, whose product MYRVFEALDELGAIVEEARGVPMTAGCVVPRGDVLELIDDIKDAIPGELDDAQDVLDARDGMLRDAKQHADGMVGSATQEADSTLNHARAEADRLLADAKAQADRMVAEARQHCERMVGEATEEANRLAAVAKRDYEASISRAKAEADRLVESGNLSYEKAVQEGIKEQQRLVSQTEVVSSANAEATRLIDTAHAEADRLRGECDIYVDNKLAEFEDHLNGTLRSVSRGRHQLRTAAGTHDYVQR is encoded by the coding sequence GTGTACCGAGTATTCGAAGCTCTCGATGAGTTGGGTGCCATCGTCGAGGAGGCGCGCGGCGTCCCGATGACGGCCGGCTGCGTGGTGCCCCGCGGCGACGTGCTGGAACTCATCGACGACATCAAGGACGCCATCCCGGGTGAACTCGACGACGCCCAGGACGTCCTCGACGCGCGCGACGGCATGTTGCGCGACGCCAAGCAGCACGCCGACGGCATGGTCGGCTCGGCCACTCAGGAAGCCGACTCGACGCTCAACCACGCCCGCGCCGAGGCCGACCGGCTGCTGGCCGACGCCAAGGCGCAGGCCGATCGCATGGTCGCCGAGGCCCGCCAGCACTGCGAGCGGATGGTCGGCGAGGCCACCGAGGAGGCCAACCGGCTTGCGGCCGTCGCCAAGCGCGACTACGAGGCCAGCATCAGCCGGGCCAAGGCCGAGGCCGACCGCCTGGTCGAGAGCGGCAACCTCTCCTACGAGAAGGCCGTCCAGGAGGGCATCAAGGAGCAGCAGCGCCTGGTTTCGCAGACCGAGGTGGTCAGCTCCGCGAACGCCGAGGCCACCCGCCTGATCGACACCGCCCACGCCGAGGCCGACCGGCTGCGCGGCGAATGCGACATCTACGTCGACAACAAGCTGGCCGAGTTCGAGGACCACCTCAACGGCACGTTGCGGTCGGTCAGCCGCGGGCGTCACCAGCTGCGCACGGCCGCCGGCACGCACGACTACGTGCAGCGCTGA
- the coaD gene encoding pantetheine-phosphate adenylyltransferase codes for MSGAVCPGSFDPVTLGHLDVFERAAVQFDEVIIAVLVNPNKKGMFTLEERIALIEESCRHLPNVRVESGRGLVVDFAKERGLTAIVKGLRTGTDFEYELQMAQMNRHVAGIDTFFVATAPSYSFVSSSLAKEVASLGGDVSALLPAAVHRAVQEKLRG; via the coding sequence ATGAGTGGCGCCGTCTGCCCCGGATCCTTCGACCCTGTCACGCTCGGCCATCTCGATGTCTTCGAACGCGCCGCGGTGCAGTTCGACGAGGTGATCATCGCGGTGCTGGTGAACCCCAACAAGAAGGGCATGTTCACCCTCGAGGAGCGGATCGCGCTGATCGAGGAGTCCTGCCGGCATCTGCCCAATGTGCGCGTGGAGTCGGGTCGGGGCCTGGTGGTCGACTTCGCCAAGGAGCGCGGCCTGACCGCGATCGTCAAGGGCCTGCGCACCGGCACCGACTTCGAATACGAGTTGCAGATGGCGCAGATGAACCGCCACGTCGCCGGGATCGACACGTTCTTCGTGGCCACCGCGCCGTCGTATTCGTTCGTGTCGTCGTCGCTGGCAAAGGAGGTCGCGTCGCTCGGTGGTGACGTGTCGGCCCTGCTGCCGGCGGCGGTGCACCGCGCGGTGCAGGAGAAACTGCGCGGATAA
- the rsmD gene encoding 16S rRNA (guanine(966)-N(2))-methyltransferase RsmD: MTRIVAGAAGGRRIAVPSRGTRPTTDRVRESLFNVLAARLDFEGLAVLDLYAGSGALGLEALSRGAASATFVESDARAAAVLADNIKTLGLRGATLRRGSAATVVAAGTTDPVDLIFADPPYELSDADVEAVLAGLTAHGWVADGTIAVVERGRGGALRWPAGWTALRERKYGDTRLELACYGRQP; encoded by the coding sequence CTGACCCGGATCGTGGCCGGGGCGGCGGGGGGCCGCCGGATCGCGGTGCCGTCCCGGGGGACCCGCCCGACCACCGACCGGGTGCGCGAGTCGTTGTTCAACGTGCTCGCCGCCCGGCTGGATTTCGAGGGGCTGGCCGTGCTGGACCTCTACGCCGGGTCGGGCGCGCTGGGGCTCGAGGCGCTGTCGCGCGGGGCGGCCAGTGCGACCTTCGTCGAGTCCGACGCGCGCGCGGCCGCGGTGCTCGCCGACAACATCAAGACCCTCGGACTGCGCGGCGCCACGCTGCGGCGGGGTTCGGCGGCCACCGTCGTCGCGGCCGGGACGACGGATCCGGTGGACCTGATTTTCGCCGACCCGCCCTATGAACTGTCCGACGCCGACGTCGAGGCGGTGCTGGCCGGCCTCACCGCACACGGCTGGGTCGCCGACGGCACGATCGCGGTGGTGGAGCGGGGCCGCGGCGGCGCGCTGCGCTGGCCTGCCGGTTGGACGGCGTTGCGCGAGCGCAAGTACGGCGACACCCGGTTGGAGCTGGCCTGCTACGGTCGTCAGCCATGA